The genomic segment GCCCAGACGAGCGGTTCCTGCCACAACGTCGCGCCCTGGCCCGAGTGCGAACACCGGCTGCCGATCACGAGATCGAATTCGCCGTTGGCGTGCCGTCGAAACAAACTGTCGCCGATGTCGACCGTCAGATCGAGCCGCAAGCCGCGTCGCGCGGCGCTGTAGCGGCGCATCGCGTCGGGTAGCCAGCCTCCCGCGAAATCCTCCGATGCGCCGATACGCAGCTTGATCTCGACTGCGCCGTCGGGCCCCAGCCTGGACCGGGCTTCCTCGCTCAGGTTGAGCATCGCGCGAGCGTATCCGAGCAGCGTCTCCCCATGCGCGGTGAGCGTGACGCTGCGCGTATTGCGCACGAGCAGCGCACGGCCGACCTGTTCTTCAAGACGAATGACCTGGGCGCTGACCGCGGATTGGCTGAGATTCAGCCTGCGACCGGCGCCGGTAAAGCTCCGCATGTCGGCGACCGCCACAAACGTATGAAGCAGCGCCGTGTCGAGGGGATGGCTCATTGATCACCAGATCGGGTTAATTAAATCAATTAATAGCGTTTCAAAATTATAGGCCGATTCGATAATCTGCGAATCGTAGTGGGCGGCCGCGCATCCCGCGCGTCGCCGTCACTCTTGGCGAGGACAGGCTCCATGACACGCGTGCTCTATATCGAAGGTTCACCCAACAAGGCCTATTCGGCGTCCATCGAAGTGTGTCAGGCATTTCTCGATGCATACCGGCACGCACATCCCGA from the Burkholderia pyrrocinia genome contains:
- a CDS encoding LysR substrate-binding domain-containing protein, with product MSHPLDTALLHTFVAVADMRSFTGAGRRLNLSQSAVSAQVIRLEEQVGRALLVRNTRSVTLTAHGETLLGYARAMLNLSEEARSRLGPDGAVEIKLRIGASEDFAGGWLPDAMRRYSAARRGLRLDLTVDIGDSLFRRHANGEFDLVIGSRCSHSGQGATLWQEPLVWAFARHEPLPEGDVPLACFPDPCPYRGAAIKALALAGMRYRIACESPSVTGILTFARAGIAIAPVPRSAIDDTLRELAGPEGLPELPDTEFVMMHDVRMPAAVEFAATISDEAAARTGAGKRNRP